Within Sorangiineae bacterium MSr11367, the genomic segment CGCCGCCGACATGCAGCGCCCTGCCGCCGTCGAGCAGCTGCAGGTTCTCGGCAAGAGCATTGGCATCCCGGTGTTCAACATCCCGGGCGAGACGCCGCTCAACATCTGCATCAAGGCCCGCGAAGAGGCCCGCGCCAAGGGCCACGACGTCATCATCTACGACACCGCCGGCCGTCTCGCCATCGACGAAAAGCTCATGGACGAGCTGGGGGCCATCAAAGAGTCCATCCAGCCCGAGAACATCCTTCTCGTCGTCGACTCGATGATAGGCCAAGACGCCGTCAAAGTTTCCAAAGGCTTCCACGACAAGCTGGAACTCACCGGCGTCGTCCTCACGAAGCTCGACGGCGACGCCCGCGGCGGCGCCGCGCTCAGCGTCAAAGAGGTCACGGGCGCGCCCGTGCGCTTCATCGGCGTGGGCGAGGGCACGGACAAATTCGAAGAGTTCCGTGCCGAGGGCATGGCCAGCCGCGTGCTCGGCATGGGCGACGTCGTCGGCCTGATGAAGGACTTCCAATCCGTCGTCGACGAGCAAAAGGCCGCCGAAGACGCGATGAAGATGCTCCAAGGCGATTTCAGCTTGGACGACTTCCTGAATCAGATTCGCATGATTCAGAAAATGGGCTCGCTCAAGGACATCGTCGGCAAAATGCCGGGCATGGACGGGATGATCCCGCCCGACGCCAACCTCGACGATCGCGAGCTCGTGAAGATCGAGGCCATCATCCAGAGCTTCACCCCCTTCGAGAAGAAGGACCCGTACGCGCTGGTGCGCGAGCCCGGGCGCGTGAAGCGCGTCGCCAAAGGCTCGGGCAGCACCGAGCAAGCGGTGAGCGAGCTCGTACAGAAGTTCCTCTTCATGCGGCAGATGATGTCGGGCCTCGGCCAGAACATGGGCCTCCTCGGCAACATCCCGGGCATGAAGCAGCTGCAGATGGCCAAAAACCTCAAGAAAATGGCCGCCGGCGGCGGCGGCATGCCGGGCTTCCCGGGTATGCCGGGCATGGGCGGCTTCCCCGGCATGCCGGGCATGGGCGGTTTCCCGGGCATGGGCGGCTTCCCCGGGATGGGGGGCTTTCCGGGCATGGGCGGAGGCGCCCCGCAAGAGAGCCTCACCAAGATGAAGGCTCTCTCGGCCTCCGAGCGCAACGCGAAAAAAGCACAGCGCAAGCGCGAAAAAGACGCCCGCCGCAAGGGCCGCAAGTAAGTAGTTCCGAAACAACGACGAACGGGAGGATCCAGTGCGCGCGAAGTGGATGTTGCTGTCAGTGGTAGCAGGGGCTCTGGCCATGCAGGCCGCGTGTGTCGGCGGTTCGAAGAGCGTCTCCGCGGAGGACAAGGAACGTCTCAAGTCGTACATCCTCGAGGCCGAGCCGGCGAACATCCCGCACAAGGTCGATATCAACTTCGAAAACCGAGTGCACATCATCGGTTACGACATCGAGCCCGCGCAGGCCAAACCCGGCCAGGACGTGAAGCTCACGTACTACTGGCGCTGCGACGACACCGTGGACGATGGGTGGCTGCTCTTCACGCACATCCAAGATCCGGCCACGGACCATCGCGACAACTTGGATAACGACGGCCCCTTGCGGGAGCTCAAGAATGGCAAACAAATCTTGAGCCCCGACAAATGGGAAAAGGGCAAAGTCTACGTCGACGAGCAGACCTTCCGCATCCCGGAGGACACCAAGGCGCCCGAGCTTTCGGTCCTCACCGGCGTATGGAAGGGCAACGCGCGCCTTCGCATCATCAGCGGCCCGAACGACGGCGACAATGCGGCCTTGGTCGGCAAAATCAAAACGGGTGTGACCCCCAAGCCGGAAGAGCACACGCACGGCACGGACCTTCCCTCGATCATCGTCAACAAGCTCGCGGCCGGCGACAAGATCGTCATCGACGGCAAGGGCGACGACAAAGCCTGGGGAGGCGCCGCGGATCTCGGCCCTTTCGTTGATGTGGGAACGGGGAAAAAGAACACCACGTTTCCCGTGAACGGCAGCGCCAAACTCGCGTGGGACGACACGAACCTGTACGTCCTCTTCACGGTGAGCGATCCCGACGTGGTGGGGTATTTCACCGACAAGGAAAAGCAAAAAGACGATTTCACGGCTACCGGGCTGCCCAAGCTTTGGACCCGCGACACCGTGGAAATCATGACCGATCCCGATGGGGACGGGGACAACAAGGATTATTACGAATTGCAGATCAATCCGCAAAATCGGGTTTTTCACTCGCAATTCGATTCGTACAACGCCCCCAAGCAAGAGCCCAATGGCCCCTACGGCCACGAGGATTGGGATCCCAAGTTGAAGAGCGCCGTCACCGTCCAGGGCACCATGGACAAGGCCGACGACAAGGACGAAGGCTACACGGTGGAGATCGCGATCCCGTGGGCGGCCTTCTCCAAGGCGGCGCACCATCCGCCCCAGCTGGGTGACGCGTGGCGTATGAACTTCTACACCATGCAGCAAAACGGCGGCGTGGCCTGGTCGCCCATCCTCGGGCAGGGCAATTTCCACAAGTCTTCGCGCTTCGGTCGTGTCCAGTGGGGGACGGCCAACACCACCGCCGACGCTGGCGCCGCGGCCGCTGCCCCTGGCACGGGCGATGCGGGCGCGGCCGCGAAGAAGAAGCCGGCCGGAACGCCGAGACCGTGAATTTGAAACTTCGCCGCCGTCCCTGCAACGAAGTCCTGACTTGATGCCGCTCCGTATCTGCCACCTCGGAAAATTCTACCCGCCCGCCCGCGGCGGAATCGAATCGCACACGCAAACCCTTGCGCGTGCCCAGGTGGCCCTCGGGGCGGATGTGCGCGTCGTCTGCGTCAACCACGACATGGGCGGGGTCGACGCCACCTGGCGGATCATCGCTTCCACGCCCAGCGTCGAGGAAGTCGACGAAGGCGTGCGCGTCACCCGCGTGGGGCGGCATGCGTCGTTCTCGCGCTTCGACGTGTGCCCGTCGCTCTTCTCGGCCCTGTGGCGCATCCGCCGCGAGGGGGTCGACATCGTGCACGTGCACGCGCCGAACCCCACGATCTTCAGCGCGCTCTCCCTCATGCCGCCGTTCGGCACCCTGGTGGTGACCCACCACGCCGATGTGGTCAAACAGCGCGTCCTGCTCAAGGCTTACCGCCCCGTGGAAAGCTTTTTCTACTCGCGGGCGGCCCTCGTGCTCAGCACCAGCGACGATTACATCGGAGGCTCCGAAGCGTTGCTTCGCGTGGGCTCGAAGGCCAAAGCGCTGCCCCTGGGCATCGACCGCACGCCGTTCGCCGAGCCCACCCCCAGGGCCCGCGCCTTCGCCGAGAAGCTCCGCGCAGAACATGGTTCCCCGCTGTGGCTCTCCGTGGGCCGCGTCATCTACTACAAGGGCCTCGACGTCGCCGTGGACGCCCTCTCCCAGGCGCCGGGCAAGCTCCTCATCGTCGGCAGCGGCCCCATGGAGACCGAACTTCGCCAACGCGCCGAGCGGCGTGGTGTCGCCGATCGCCTCGTGTGGTTGGGCCGCCTCGATGACGAAGAATTGGTGGGCGCCTACCTTGCGGCCACGGCCCTCTGGTTCCCCAGCAACGGCCGCGGTGAAGGCTTCGGCCTCACGCAAGTCGAGGCCATGGCCAGCGGTCTTCCGGTCATCAACACGCACGTGCCCCACTCGGGCGTGGCCTACGTATCGCGCGACGGCGTGAGCGGCATCACCATCCCGATGAACGATCCCGCCGCCCTGGCCGCAGCCTCGCACCGCCTCGCCGCCGACCCGGACCTTCGCCGTCAACTCGGCGAACGCGCCCGCGAGCGCGCCGCGGCGGAGTTCGATGAGCGCGTCATGGCGTCGCGCAGCCTCGCTTACTACGCCGAGGCTTTGGGCGGCACCCACTCAACCGACGGGCCCGCCGCTCGACGCGCGGGCCCCCCCGTTTCAGACGCCTCAGCGTAACAGTGCGGGCGGCGGCTCGACGCCGTCGGCGAGGAGAAGCACGTGGGGCCATTCACGGGTCACACTGTCCTTCTCGAGCGGTGCCATGAAATCGCGCAAACCCACATTGCGTCCATAGGCAACCCGTCGAAGCGACTCGAGCGAATGATCGATGGTCCACCCTCGGTAGCCCGCGTCGCGCAAGGTGCGCAAGATGTCGCCCGCGGACTGGCCGTGCTCGCGAAGTTGGTCGGGATGAAGCTCGAGCACGATGCGTCGGTAACGACCCGATGCCAGTCCTCGCCTCATGCCCTCGAGCGCGAAACCTTCGGCGCCCTCGATGTCCATCTTGAGCAAATCGACCGAATCGACCCGCTGTTCGTCGAGAATCGTGTCGATGGGCTTCGCCTCGACCTCGAACGTCTTGCCGCCGTTGCCGTTCCCACCGTCTTTGACGACGCGTGAGAGACCCCAGTTCGTGTCTTCCTCCGAATACCCGAGGAGCGTCAGGGTGCCGGGCTTCGCCGCGGCCGCCACATGCACCGACGTGAGATGCGGAAATGAATTGAGCGCCGTGTTGCGCGCAAGGGTGCGATACATCCGCGGATCGGCTTCGATGGCCACCACGCGGCCCGTGCCGCCCACGATGCCGGCCGAGAGCAAACTGAAGTAGCCCCAGTTTGCGCCCACATCGACGAAGACCTGGCCTTGTGTCAGCACCTCACGGATCAACATCGTCGCCTGAGGCTCGTACGTGCCGGTGAAGTACACCTCGCGCGCGAGCGTATTCCGAAGATCGCACTCGAAAATGAGCCGTCGGTCGGAGCCGGGCACGACATCGATGAACGTCGGTGGTTCGCCGCGGCAAAGCCAATTCATTGCGCGGTATCGTCCTCGCGGCAGACGCCGCACGATCTGGGACGAGACGCGCGCCCACAGCGGCGCGCCGACATGCACGGTTCGTTCAACCATTGAGTGCGCTCTCATTCATAAGAGAAAATTACGGGTCGATGCGGTCGGCGACATGCCCCTCGCCCCCCTACCAGATTGAGCATCACCGTCGCGCCCGGTCGCATGCTAACACCAAAAGCCCCGAATGTGCCCGTTCGAATTCACGCCTGTGCCCCCTAGCTCATCGTGTAGAGGCTTTTGACAATTGGGACGCTTTCAGGCAACTCAACGCAGTGTGGAGCACGCCTGGCAGGAGCATGCCCCGAGCTCCGGCTCGAGGAGCCATCGCGTTAAGAAGCGAGAAGAGTGGACGCTGCGCGTAGGCCGCTGGCTTCTGGCCGGTGCCGTGCTTTTTCCCGCGCTCGCCCTCGGTGCGATTCACACCTCGATGCTGCTCATCACCTCCGCGTTGGTGGGCCTCAGCGGTGTGCTCGTCTGGATGCACGCCCCAGTGGCGCGTCCGCGGCTCGCCGCGAGCGTACTCGTCGCTACCTGCGTCGGCCTCACGCTCTTCACAGCGTTTCAGCTTCTGCCGCTTCCGGCCGGTTTGCTCCACCTCGTGGCGCCCCGCAATGCCGACGTGTGGGCCCGTGCGTTCTGGCCTCTGCACCTGCCGGGGCCCGGCTTCGCGTCCATCTCGTTGGATCCCGTGGCCAGCGGTGTGGAGGTGCTCCGCGGCGTGACGTACCTCGTGGCGTTCCTCAGCGTGGTGCGCATTTCGGCCAGCCGGCACGGCGCGCTCTTTTGCTCGGCCATCCTCGTGGTCTCCGCCACCGCCGTCGGTGCCGCGGCCCTCGCGCACCCCGCGCTGGGGGCCGAGCGCGTTTTTGGCATCTACCGACCCACCACGCTCATCAGCGCGCGCCACGTCGCAACCATCCTTAATGCCAACGCGCTGGCGGCGTACATCAACATCGGCTTCTTCGTCGCGCTCGGTGAGGGGCTCGCCTCGCGGCCTGCCGTTCCACGCCCAATCTCCCTGGCCTTCGCCGGCGTCCTCATGGCGTTCGAGTTCTGGCTCGCCTCGCGCGGCGGCGTCCTCGCCTGCATCGCGGGGGCAGGCCTCCTCGTATGGATGACCCGGGTCTCTTCGCGCAGCCATCGCCACAGCGTGCGGCGCGTCACCTACGCGGTGCTCGTGGCCCTGCTCGTGGCCTGCGTCGGCATGTGGGTGTTCGCCTCGTCCGACGACGCTTGGAACGAACTCGCCGATCGCGATCTCTCCAAGCTTCGCGTCTTCGAATACGCCGCCCGCATGGTCTGGCACCACTTCTTCTGGGGTACCGGCCGCGGCTCCTTCGAGAGCACGTTCCCCGCCTTCCGCGATGGCACCACGTACGTCACGTACACGCACCCGGAGAACGTGCTTCTCCAATGGGCCAGCGAGTGGGGCGTGCCCGTCACCCTCGCGGCCTTGGGCGCCATTGCGTGGGCGCTGCGGCCGTCGGTGCTCTTCTCGCGCTCGCGCCCGGCCGTCGGGGCCTGGGTCGCCATCGTCACCAGCTTTTTGCACAACCTGGTCGACTTCAATTCCGAGTTCCCCGCCATCGTTCTCGCGCTCTCCGTGTGCGCGGGCGTGATCGTCGGCGGAACGGGGGTCGGTGCGTTCCGCCGCATCGACGTGTGGGCCAAGCGCCCGCGCCTCCTCGCGTGGACAGCCGCCGGTGTCATGGCGGTGACCGGCGCCTTCGTCCTCGTGCACGTGAACGACGACCTGTACTCGGACCGCGCCAAGC encodes:
- a CDS encoding glycosyltransferase, translating into MPLRICHLGKFYPPARGGIESHTQTLARAQVALGADVRVVCVNHDMGGVDATWRIIASTPSVEEVDEGVRVTRVGRHASFSRFDVCPSLFSALWRIRREGVDIVHVHAPNPTIFSALSLMPPFGTLVVTHHADVVKQRVLLKAYRPVESFFYSRAALVLSTSDDYIGGSEALLRVGSKAKALPLGIDRTPFAEPTPRARAFAEKLRAEHGSPLWLSVGRVIYYKGLDVAVDALSQAPGKLLIVGSGPMETELRQRAERRGVADRLVWLGRLDDEELVGAYLAATALWFPSNGRGEGFGLTQVEAMASGLPVINTHVPHSGVAYVSRDGVSGITIPMNDPAALAAASHRLAADPDLRRQLGERARERAAAEFDERVMASRSLAYYAEALGGTHSTDGPAARRAGPPVSDASA
- the ffh gene encoding signal recognition particle protein encodes the protein MFDALANGFRQAKNRLAGLTELNEQNIDTALREVRLSLLEADVELGVVKAFLARVKEKALGEVVKLKTKSADGGTMKVTAGDQFTKICHDELVAFMTAEGPALTFADPHEKRPTGIMMVGLQGSGKTTTTAKLARYLQKEEKKKPLLVAADMQRPAAVEQLQVLGKSIGIPVFNIPGETPLNICIKAREEARAKGHDVIIYDTAGRLAIDEKLMDELGAIKESIQPENILLVVDSMIGQDAVKVSKGFHDKLELTGVVLTKLDGDARGGAALSVKEVTGAPVRFIGVGEGTDKFEEFRAEGMASRVLGMGDVVGLMKDFQSVVDEQKAAEDAMKMLQGDFSLDDFLNQIRMIQKMGSLKDIVGKMPGMDGMIPPDANLDDRELVKIEAIIQSFTPFEKKDPYALVREPGRVKRVAKGSGSTEQAVSELVQKFLFMRQMMSGLGQNMGLLGNIPGMKQLQMAKNLKKMAAGGGGMPGFPGMPGMGGFPGMPGMGGFPGMGGFPGMGGFPGMGGGAPQESLTKMKALSASERNAKKAQRKREKDARRKGRK
- a CDS encoding FkbM family methyltransferase, with amino-acid sequence MVERTVHVGAPLWARVSSQIVRRLPRGRYRAMNWLCRGEPPTFIDVVPGSDRRLIFECDLRNTLAREVYFTGTYEPQATMLIREVLTQGQVFVDVGANWGYFSLLSAGIVGGTGRVVAIEADPRMYRTLARNTALNSFPHLTSVHVAAAAKPGTLTLLGYSEEDTNWGLSRVVKDGGNGNGGKTFEVEAKPIDTILDEQRVDSVDLLKMDIEGAEGFALEGMRRGLASGRYRRIVLELHPDQLREHGQSAGDILRTLRDAGYRGWTIDHSLESLRRVAYGRNVGLRDFMAPLEKDSVTREWPHVLLLADGVEPPPALLR
- a CDS encoding carbohydrate-binding family 9-like protein, yielding MQAACVGGSKSVSAEDKERLKSYILEAEPANIPHKVDINFENRVHIIGYDIEPAQAKPGQDVKLTYYWRCDDTVDDGWLLFTHIQDPATDHRDNLDNDGPLRELKNGKQILSPDKWEKGKVYVDEQTFRIPEDTKAPELSVLTGVWKGNARLRIISGPNDGDNAALVGKIKTGVTPKPEEHTHGTDLPSIIVNKLAAGDKIVIDGKGDDKAWGGAADLGPFVDVGTGKKNTTFPVNGSAKLAWDDTNLYVLFTVSDPDVVGYFTDKEKQKDDFTATGLPKLWTRDTVEIMTDPDGDGDNKDYYELQINPQNRVFHSQFDSYNAPKQEPNGPYGHEDWDPKLKSAVTVQGTMDKADDKDEGYTVEIAIPWAAFSKAAHHPPQLGDAWRMNFYTMQQNGGVAWSPILGQGNFHKSSRFGRVQWGTANTTADAGAAAAAPGTGDAGAAAKKKPAGTPRP
- a CDS encoding O-antigen ligase family protein, encoding MLFPALALGAIHTSMLLITSALVGLSGVLVWMHAPVARPRLAASVLVATCVGLTLFTAFQLLPLPAGLLHLVAPRNADVWARAFWPLHLPGPGFASISLDPVASGVEVLRGVTYLVAFLSVVRISASRHGALFCSAILVVSATAVGAAALAHPALGAERVFGIYRPTTLISARHVATILNANALAAYINIGFFVALGEGLASRPAVPRPISLAFAGVLMAFEFWLASRGGVLACIAGAGLLVWMTRVSSRSHRHSVRRVTYAVLVALLVACVGMWVFASSDDAWNELADRDLSKLRVFEYAARMVWHHFFWGTGRGSFESTFPAFRDGTTYVTYTHPENVLLQWASEWGVPVTLAALGAIAWALRPSVLFSRSRPAVGAWVAIVTSFLHNLVDFNSEFPAIVLALSVCAGVIVGGTGVGAFRRIDVWAKRPRLLAWTAAGVMAVTGAFVLVHVNDDLYSDRAKLHDASLKPETPDEFRSLAQGAISRHPSEPYLPFSGSVRAWVAGDESVLPWVSRSLELSPVYGPAHLILARTFFRAYPSQARLEYRYAIQQASEWQRELATEAGHLVTGPEEALELVPDGALGLSVLQTLANRLGERLPATQAALDEEILRRKSDATDAIGRRTRALLTDLADSAISPWCAESNRTDCIDRAIEGARRLQQLKPTVCEGFELEARARAESGDVDNALRQLEGRAELVDDKSQCLDATIKLAKRFDRAADMTGVIDKLAKSGCANDDRCADLLLYVGRIEEQRGNLRRALMFFRRARERYTSRDDVVSARAHTAARLGLHAEALDEFAELAKRHPDNPDWAQKVTHERQAMIEPARGKRP